The DNA region GAATGCTGGCCTTATAAATGACATGTTGGTAGTAATTGTTTTTTCCATTTACCTTGAAACTTCTGTACTGTATTTTTTTATTAAGCTTTAAGCCCCCTCCATAGGAAAGATGAAAGTGTTTTCTCGGACCCAACCTACAATGTGGCTGTTCTTTTTGGGAAGAGAGATGAGGTAAGCTCATTAGGCCATCAGCCATCAAGATATCATCTGAACATGCACAGACTAACAACTGTACAAAATTTTGTGAATGCAGCCCCTCTTACTAGCTTGTGCACGCCAACTTATTGAGCACATAAGGTTTGCTTCCTTCACCATCTACTTCTGCCGTTTTGTTTCTCTCCAGTCTCAACATCTTTCAATAATGTTTTTCATATGTATGTTTACCTGTCATGGCAAACTGCACGCAATTTATGAATTATGACCCTATGCTGCATGCCAGACCATGTCTGTACCTGTCTATTATTAGTTGAAGTATTGATAACCATCTGAAAATAGTCAGCAGCAAGGAGCTCCTCTTTTTTGTTGTTCTTGGACATCTGTGCAAATATTCTGCAGCAAAATGGCTCTTTGATTATAATTGTTTTTGTCTCTATTCTCTGTATAACCTCTATGCTTCTAATATCACAAAATTTAGTTATTATTATTCCTAGCACCACTATTATCTGTTCCTTTGGCTGACGATTGATACACCATTTCCGTACTATTGGTTACACAAAGAAATCATATACATTGAGAACTTACACAGCATTGTACATTCATTTTTGTAGTGGCAGTGGCTCAGCACGGTCGTTGGTGATCTCTCTTGGTCTGAAAGATCATTCTCAGGTAAGATGGAGAAATTCACTTTGTGCGGCTGTTTTTACAGTTGATTTTAATTTTCCAAACTTATGGAAATGGTCAAGTGAAATTTTAACATTTGATGCTTAGTGAAACGAGTTCTATGCATATCACTCTGGAGAGTTTCCAGTTGAAATAATTAATATCGAGTCTGGTGACAATGTTTGCCTGATGCGATAAACTTTGCAGGGAACACTGAAGGATATAATTGCAGCTGTGATTGAGAATCGTCTTTGGTGATGGTTTTGATTAACTGAGCTGGAGTTGGGATGGACTGAAGACGCTGACATGAACATATAACATTGAGCAAGAGGAACCCTCATTTTATCATGTACGGAATTCTAGATCTTTGTGGGTAGAATTTCTTTCTACTTTAACAAATATAAGATGTGGTTTCTAAGCTGTTCCGTGATCAATGTTCTCCTAGCATGGGCGAGGTGGGGATGGTGGTTGAGGCTTCTCCTGTTGCCAAGATTTGGGTCTCATGCTAAACAAAATCACTTTTGGGGGAAGCATCTTGTTTTTTTTCTCCATGTTGCAAGCAATTTTATGCTATCCAACCCATTCATCTGCAAACACATGAATGCCACTTTCCCTAGGCAAACAAGAATAAGCTCCCATCTGGTGGCTCATGTTGGTTAGGCTAGAAAACAGGACCTAAGACAAGCTCTTTGTTAAAGTGATTACTTCAATTTTTCTGCAGCGTCTATTTGAAACTATTTGACAACCCCAGGATGAGACGACAGTAATTTTCAGTTGTAGGAGAGAACCTCCCATCTGCTAAAGTTTGCTACCTAGGCAGGTCAGGCTCTGCGAAAGTCtgtaaaaaattaaaaattagATTACAAATCCCCAATAGACAACGATGA from Panicum hallii strain FIL2 chromosome 9, PHallii_v3.1, whole genome shotgun sequence includes:
- the LOC112873549 gene encoding proteasome assembly chaperone 3-like, with the translated sequence MEVPMNSAQSGAHFPVQHRSVSLDIKGNKTDIVISKYEDTFLVIVTQIGCMGTILAAKKDESVFSDPTYNVAVLFGKRDEPLLLACARQLIEHISGSGSARSLVISLGLKDHSQGTLKDIIAAVIENRLW